Below is a window of Cytobacillus firmus DNA.
TTAAAATAGCACAAAAGACATGTTCCCTAACCTATTTTCAATTAGCTTTCTCACTTTCTGGTAAAAAAGGCTTTTTCGAATTACCCCAAACTGAAATCTTTAAAAACCTTTTAGGAATAAAATCCCATTAGACATTGGAAAAAACAGACATCTGACATTTCCTGGCTATCTTTTTCTAACTGATAAGGTATGCTACGATACTATTCAGAACCACAGGGGGGATGCTGTTTTGAAGGAAGGTTTAATTATAAAATATTACCGGGAACGGGCTGGATTGACCCAAACGCAGCTGGGCGAAGGGATTTGTTCAGTGACTCATATAAGCAAAATAGAGCGGGGGCATACACAATATTCGTCTGAAATCACAAATCTGATCTGTAAACGGCTGAATATAGATCTTATAAGTGAGCTTGAAAAGTTTAATATGCTGGAGACTAAACTTCATGAATGGCTGGATGCCATGGTTAAACAGCAAAAAGAAGATATAGAATTGATTAAAGAGGAATTAGCCCAAAATCCTTACCTGCATTTTTCGGAAACAAAATCTTTTCACTCAATCCTTTTGGCTCGCTACCACCTCATGCAAGGAGAGCACGATAAAGGCAAATCGCTGTTAGACAGCTGCCAAAAAGCTTGGAACACTCTTGATCGTTTTGAACGGAATCTTCTAGAACATACTTGGAGCATTTATTTTCTTAACTTACAGAATTGCAAAGAAGCCATCGCCCACTTAAAGAATATTAATCCTAAAGATTATAATAACCATGAATTTTATTTTCACCTCGCAACCTCTTCCCATTTGATGAATGACAAAGTAAAAGCCTATCACTATGGTACTCTTGCACTATCCCATTTTCGGGAAACCAATAATTTTAAAAGAATTCTTGATACAGAAACCGTTTTACTGATACAAATGGGTACATACGACCTTTGCCAATTTGAAGAAACCGTAAAGCAGTATCATACATTAATCAAATCCTGCCGGACTCATAAAGAAGAAGCCAGGGAAATGAACCTTTGGCATAATCTTGCCGTTGAATACTTTGCAAAAGGCTTTTATTCAGAAGCAAGCGAAGTATACAAAAAGCTATTGGAACAATGGGAGGTTAATCCAAACCCGCCTTTAAAATTAAGTGCTATAAGAGGTTATGTTCATAGCTGCCTTAATTTGGATCATTATAATAAACAAAATCTCAGATCCTTGCTGGACGATGGCCGCAGGCTAGCTGAACAATTTCAAAATAAAACCTATCAATATGTTTTTTATATGCTCGATATCCTTTTAGAAGATAAAGACATAAATGATTACTATTTCTTTTTAGAAAACACATTCCTTCCCCACCTTTATGAATTAGGGAATAGCACATTAATCACTCTCTATGAAAAAGAACTGTTTCATTATTACAGGAAGTCGTCACAGCATGAAAAAGCAAGCGGACTTGCAGCCAAATACTTCGAACCCCAAGTTCATTAAACATTATTGCGAGAGGAAATTCTTCTATAATCCCATAGAAGATTTTTCTTTTTGTCCTATTTTTCCGCTCTTTCACAGTTAAGCCTTTTGGCCTTATTTTTGGTTCACCCCCCAAAAGGAGCTATGTCTTCTGACCCTAAAAATTCCCCCAAAAAGGAAAATCTTAGATTAAAGACAATTAAGTATTCAAGAGACAGCTGCCTGGCATATTCACCTGGATTATTAATAGATAAGGAGAGGATCACATGCTTGAAGGGGAAATTATTAGATACTACCGGGAAAAATCAGGGCTCACACAAGCCATGTTAGGTGAAGGAATTTGTACTCCTACCCATGTAAGCAAAATTGAAAGAGGGAAAACTGCGTATTCACCGGAAATTATTTCACTTTTCTCTGCCGTTTTAAATATTGACATTCAAAAGGAAATTGAATACTTCCGGGATCTGGACAAGCGCCTGCAGGAATGGCATAAAGCCATCATCATGTATAGAGTAGCCAGGGCGGAGGAAATCAAAAATGAATTGGAAAGCTCGCCTTTTATTCAATCTTCTAAATATGCAGCCCACTATCTTCTTTTAAAGGCAAGATATCATTTACTGCATCAGGAATTAGAGGAAACATCCCGGATCATTAAGAAAATAAGCAATGAGTTTCCAAACCTCTCCCCTTTTGAGAGAAATTTATTTTTCCATGTTCAAGGGATGTATTATATTAACCAAGCAATAAAACCTGATAATCCGGATCAGCAAAAAGCGCTTCAGGTATTAAAAAACATCGATATTGATGAATATGGCAATGAAGAATACTTTTATCACCTGGCAATTGCCTATCATTATATCGATTCAAAAATCATGGCTTACATGTTAGCGGAAAAATCATTGCAGCATTTCAAAAACACGAACAACTACACGATGGCGATAAAAGCGGAATCCATTATCCTCCTGCAGATCAGCAGTGATATCTTGACCGACATGGATAAACTGGCAGAACGATATAATCAACTAATTTGGGACTGTGAACGAATTGGTTTTCATGATTTTAAAGGCCTGTTATACAATAATTTAGGATTTGAGTATTTCAATAGGGAACAATATGCGGAGGCAAAGGATTGCTACAAACAGGCCCTGCGTTTAGCTGACAGGAATACAATCATTTATCTTCAGCGATTATATTCTTACCTTAATTCCTGTATAGAAGGCAAATTATCCGGTAAAACAGCCCTTCTTAAAAAAGCTTGTAAAGGAATTCAGGTGTCAAAGGAGCTTAAAAGCACTTTATACTTATCATTATTTAAACTTTCTAAGTATCAGCTTTACCACCAGCGTGAGAAATATTTTAAGTATTTGGAAGAAAAGGCCTTTCCTGAATTTATTAAAATTAAGCATATGATTCTCATGCGCAGGTATGGCAAAAAGCTTTATGAATATTACATCGAGACAGGAAATCATGAAAAAGCCATTCATCTGAACAGGCAGCTTGAAGGCAAAGAATTAATTAATGTGTAGAAAAATCCCTTGAATCTTCCTTCAAGGGATTTTCCGTCCTTTCTATTTTACTGTTCCTTCAGCCTGTTCTGCATTGAATTTCCATTCCACCTGCAGTGCATCTCC
It encodes the following:
- a CDS encoding helix-turn-helix domain-containing protein translates to MLEGEIIRYYREKSGLTQAMLGEGICTPTHVSKIERGKTAYSPEIISLFSAVLNIDIQKEIEYFRDLDKRLQEWHKAIIMYRVARAEEIKNELESSPFIQSSKYAAHYLLLKARYHLLHQELEETSRIIKKISNEFPNLSPFERNLFFHVQGMYYINQAIKPDNPDQQKALQVLKNIDIDEYGNEEYFYHLAIAYHYIDSKIMAYMLAEKSLQHFKNTNNYTMAIKAESIILLQISSDILTDMDKLAERYNQLIWDCERIGFHDFKGLLYNNLGFEYFNREQYAEAKDCYKQALRLADRNTIIYLQRLYSYLNSCIEGKLSGKTALLKKACKGIQVSKELKSTLYLSLFKLSKYQLYHQREKYFKYLEEKAFPEFIKIKHMILMRRYGKKLYEYYIETGNHEKAIHLNRQLEGKELINV
- a CDS encoding helix-turn-helix domain-containing protein; this encodes MKEGLIIKYYRERAGLTQTQLGEGICSVTHISKIERGHTQYSSEITNLICKRLNIDLISELEKFNMLETKLHEWLDAMVKQQKEDIELIKEELAQNPYLHFSETKSFHSILLARYHLMQGEHDKGKSLLDSCQKAWNTLDRFERNLLEHTWSIYFLNLQNCKEAIAHLKNINPKDYNNHEFYFHLATSSHLMNDKVKAYHYGTLALSHFRETNNFKRILDTETVLLIQMGTYDLCQFEETVKQYHTLIKSCRTHKEEAREMNLWHNLAVEYFAKGFYSEASEVYKKLLEQWEVNPNPPLKLSAIRGYVHSCLNLDHYNKQNLRSLLDDGRRLAEQFQNKTYQYVFYMLDILLEDKDINDYYFFLENTFLPHLYELGNSTLITLYEKELFHYYRKSSQHEKASGLAAKYFEPQVH